A single Bacillus sp. OxB-1 DNA region contains:
- the queF gene encoding preQ(1) synthase, which translates to MKQSDTKDLTLLGNQNTKYEYEYNPDVLETFENQHQENNYFVKFNVPEFTSLCPMTGQPDFASIYISYIPEVRMVESKSLKLYLFSFRNHRAYHEDCVNIAMKDLIELMDPRYIEVWAKFTPRGGISINPYCNYGKPGTKFEEMAMNRMMQHDMYPENIDNR; encoded by the coding sequence ATGAAACAGAGCGACACGAAAGACCTGACGTTATTGGGAAATCAAAATACCAAATATGAATACGAGTACAATCCCGATGTGTTGGAGACATTTGAGAATCAGCACCAGGAAAATAACTATTTTGTAAAGTTCAACGTACCTGAATTTACAAGTTTATGTCCAATGACAGGACAGCCGGATTTCGCTTCGATTTACATTTCGTACATTCCGGAAGTGCGGATGGTGGAAAGCAAATCATTGAAGTTATATTTGTTCAGTTTCAGAAATCATAGGGCTTATCATGAGGATTGTGTAAATATCGCTATGAAGGATCTCATCGAACTGATGGATCCGAGGTATATCGAAGTATGGGCGAAGTTCACTCCGCGTGGCGGCATATCCATCAATCCATATTGCAATTACGGGAAACCGGGAACGAAGTTTGAAGAGATGGCGATGAACAGGATGATGCAGCATGATATGTATCCGGAAAACATCGATAACCGCTGA